CGTCAGGACGAAGTCGCGCTGGGTGTTGACCAGGTGGGCGCCGAAGAGCAGCGCGCCGGCCATCGAGAAGCACAGCGCGCCGTTGATGCCCACGATCACCAGCCGGTGCTGGCGGCGCAGCTCCAGGGGCTCGCCGAGGCGCCAGGCGTCGATGAAGAGGTAGGCCCAGCCCAGCGCCAGCACGATGAGCAGCAGACGGATCACGCCGAGGATGCCGGTGCTGGAGGCGGCCCAGAAGGCGAGTCCGGGCCACAGCCACACGAGCAGCGCGGTGAAGAGCGCGGCGCCCCACAGGGCGGCCCACGTGCGCAGCGCGATGCGGCCGACACGGCGGTTGCCGGCGACCAGCTGGGCTGATCCGGGCATGAGGAGGGTCATCACCATCAACGTGACGGCTCGGCGGAACCTGATCCGAGCGTCGCGCGACCCGGGGGAAGTGACGGGCGGCATCGACGGGCCTCTCTTGGGACGTCTGTCGTCTGGGCGAGTATCACCACGACGCGGCCGGCGGCGGGACAGGCGCGCCGGAACGGACGCGAGTAGTCGCAGCCGGTACCGTCCGTGCTCATGGGCAAGGAGCCGCCGGACTACGACTGGTTGTACGGCGCGGACGGGCCGCCGGGTGACCCGGACCCGACGCGCGTGCTGCCGGTGCAGCCGCGCCGCGGCGCCGAGCAGCCGCCCCCTCCCCCGCGCAGGCTCCCACCCGCCGCGCCCGCACCCCGCGGTCGCGGCCGCGGGGGTCGGCGCCGACCGCGGTGGCTGCGCGTGCTCGTCGCGGTGCTGGCGCTGTGGGTCGTCTTCCTGGTCGTGGTGCCGTTGCTGGCGTGGCAGTCGGTGGAGAAGGTCGACGCGACCTCCGCCGGCGACCGCCCCGACAAGCAGCCCGGGACGACGTACCTCCTCGTCGGCAGCGACAGCCGCGAGGGACTCACCGCACGGCAGCGGCGGCGCTTCGGCACCGGCGACGACGTGGGTCGGCGTACGGACACGATCATGCTGCTGCACGTCGGCAGCGGACCCAACCTGCTGCTGTCGATCCCGCGCGACTCGATCGTGGAGGTGCCTGGCTACGGCACCACCAAGATCAACGCGGCGTACGCCTTCGGTGGTGCACCCCTGCTGGTGGAAACCCTCGAGCGGGCCACCGGGATCCGGGTCGACAACTACGTCGAGATCGGGTTCGCCGGGTTCGTCGGGCTCGTCAACGCCGTCGGCGGCATCGAGATCTGCCCCGAGACGGATATGCGCGACCCACTGGCGAACCTCGACATCAAGGCCGGCTGCCAGGAGGCCGGGGGGCGCAAGGCGTTGGGCTACGCCCGCTCGCGCAAGCTGTCCAACCTCGGCGACATCGACCGCGCGCGGCGCCAGCGCGAGGTGGTCA
The nucleotide sequence above comes from Nocardioides massiliensis. Encoded proteins:
- a CDS encoding LCP family protein, whose translation is MGKEPPDYDWLYGADGPPGDPDPTRVLPVQPRRGAEQPPPPPRRLPPAAPAPRGRGRGGRRRPRWLRVLVAVLALWVVFLVVVPLLAWQSVEKVDATSAGDRPDKQPGTTYLLVGSDSREGLTARQRRRFGTGDDVGRRTDTIMLLHVGSGPNLLLSIPRDSIVEVPGYGTTKINAAYAFGGAPLLVETLERATGIRVDNYVEIGFAGFVGLVNAVGGIEICPETDMRDPLANLDIKAGCQEAGGRKALGYARSRKLSNLGDIDRARRQREVVSAVGREAASPWSFINPVRYYRLANAAADFLVVGEDTGPINTARFAWAMTRVDGESGLTCSMPIRDLAVNWDPERSQQLFRLIAEDRTDEIPNRLCRPSGLAD